A window of the Streptomyces formicae genome harbors these coding sequences:
- a CDS encoding ROK family transcriptional regulator produces the protein MAAPHGAVREDRYVVRDRNRASVFGAIVTKGPIARSEIARLTGLSQATVTKAVAPMIEAGYVAEQEGSSGGPGRPRVPLHICPDRRFAVGVKVTEREAVGVVVDLAGEVRAECRTALDSRAVPDVVARVAELVGQLMGEDASFAQRTFDLGVALGGQVDVDHQVLRTSAMLGWYEVPLARLLEESTGLRTVIENDVNALAVTEQWFGVGVDVPWFAVVTLGAGVGGALVLDGKLIRGARGAAGEVGHVMVEPGGRLCRCGNRGCVETIASDPAILAAIAETGGPDVLDIAAAVELARAGDAAAFLAFMRAGVALGSGIAALANLVNPERIVISGEGLVASDLFMNSLRETFAARTLLPADDFELVTRPLPDEAWARGAAAVALQDIFVGALQPAGAAPTA, from the coding sequence ATGGCGGCGCCGCACGGTGCGGTCCGCGAGGACCGGTACGTCGTACGCGATCGGAACAGGGCCTCGGTCTTCGGGGCGATCGTCACCAAGGGCCCCATCGCCCGTAGCGAGATCGCCCGGTTGACGGGCCTCTCCCAGGCGACGGTCACCAAGGCCGTGGCACCGATGATCGAGGCAGGTTACGTCGCCGAACAGGAAGGCAGTTCGGGCGGCCCGGGGCGACCGCGGGTGCCGCTGCACATCTGCCCGGACCGCCGCTTCGCCGTAGGGGTCAAGGTCACCGAGCGGGAGGCCGTCGGCGTGGTCGTCGACCTGGCCGGCGAGGTGAGGGCGGAGTGCCGGACGGCCCTGGACTCGCGGGCCGTCCCCGACGTGGTGGCCCGCGTCGCCGAACTGGTCGGCCAACTCATGGGCGAGGACGCCTCGTTCGCGCAGCGCACCTTCGACCTGGGCGTCGCCCTGGGCGGGCAGGTCGACGTCGACCACCAGGTGCTGCGCACCTCGGCCATGCTCGGCTGGTACGAGGTCCCCCTGGCCCGGCTGCTGGAGGAGAGCACGGGCCTGCGCACCGTCATCGAGAACGACGTCAACGCGCTCGCCGTCACGGAGCAGTGGTTCGGCGTCGGCGTGGACGTGCCCTGGTTCGCCGTGGTGACGCTCGGGGCCGGCGTGGGCGGCGCGCTCGTCCTCGACGGGAAGCTCATACGCGGCGCCCGCGGCGCGGCCGGGGAAGTGGGTCACGTCATGGTCGAGCCCGGCGGGCGACTTTGCCGGTGCGGCAACCGCGGCTGCGTGGAGACGATCGCCTCCGACCCGGCGATCCTCGCCGCGATCGCGGAGACGGGTGGGCCGGACGTCCTCGACATCGCCGCCGCCGTGGAGCTGGCCCGCGCGGGAGACGCGGCCGCGTTCCTGGCGTTCATGCGGGCAGGCGTCGCCCTGGGCTCCGGCATCGCGGCGCTGGCCAACCTCGTCAACCCCGAGCGGATCGTCATCTCGGGCGAAGGGCTCGTCGCGTCCGACCTGTTCATGAACAGCCTGCGCGAGACATTCGCCGCCCGGACCCTGCTGCCGGCCGACGACTTCGAGCTCGTCACGCGTCCGCTGCCCGACGAGGCATGGGCCCGCGGCGCCGCCGCCGTCGCGTTGCAGGACATCTTCGTCGGCGCCCTTCAGCCCGCCGGCGCGGCACCCACGGCCTGA
- a CDS encoding FecCD family ABC transporter permease gives MTTELAPGPDRNHPRHREDEDGADAERSVERVPVRRAPGRIAFRLAVPPVSGVLRPRLAAVCLGLAAAAFLLFCVEAAVGDIPLSLTDVIRAVVGTGDPGTRLIVHELRLPRALAGLLVGIAFGISGALLQTITLNPLASPDMMGITQGAGTAVVAGIVLGWDAGLSTQALGLVGALVAALLVYVLAWQRGTTGYRIVLVGVGVAWICTSATDYLMARGARFQAQAALGWLVGNLNGRTWQQITPLAVTMAVLVPAALLLGRLMRTLQLGDDAARGLGTRVQAVRVGVLLVAVGLVAFGTATAGPVAFVALAAPQVAQRLAGTAAPPPVTAGLTGAVMVLVSDLIARKALPATELPVGVVTGVLGAPVLLWLLVRANRVGSGG, from the coding sequence ATGACGACCGAACTCGCGCCAGGACCGGACCGGAACCACCCGCGCCACCGGGAAGACGAAGACGGGGCGGACGCGGAACGCTCCGTGGAGCGGGTCCCCGTGCGCCGGGCGCCCGGCCGGATCGCGTTCCGGCTCGCAGTGCCGCCCGTCTCGGGGGTGCTGCGGCCCCGGCTCGCGGCCGTGTGCCTGGGGCTCGCGGCCGCCGCCTTCCTGCTGTTCTGCGTGGAGGCCGCGGTCGGGGACATCCCCCTGTCGCTCACCGACGTGATACGGGCCGTCGTGGGCACGGGCGATCCCGGCACCCGGCTCATCGTCCATGAACTGCGCCTGCCGAGGGCGCTGGCGGGGCTGCTCGTCGGCATCGCCTTCGGCATCTCGGGGGCACTGCTCCAGACCATCACGCTCAACCCGCTCGCCAGCCCGGACATGATGGGCATCACCCAGGGCGCCGGTACGGCGGTGGTCGCCGGCATCGTCCTCGGCTGGGACGCGGGCCTGAGCACCCAGGCCCTCGGCCTGGTGGGCGCGCTGGTGGCGGCCCTGCTGGTGTACGTGCTGGCGTGGCAGCGGGGCACGACCGGCTACCGGATCGTCCTGGTCGGCGTCGGCGTCGCCTGGATCTGCACCAGCGCCACCGACTACCTCATGGCCCGCGGCGCGCGCTTCCAGGCGCAGGCGGCGCTCGGCTGGCTCGTCGGCAACCTCAACGGCCGTACCTGGCAGCAGATCACCCCGCTCGCCGTGACCATGGCCGTGCTGGTGCCGGCGGCGCTGCTGCTCGGCCGGCTGATGCGCACCCTCCAGCTCGGCGACGACGCCGCCCGGGGCCTCGGGACGCGTGTGCAGGCCGTACGGGTGGGGGTGCTCCTCGTGGCGGTCGGTCTGGTTGCCTTCGGGACGGCGACCGCAGGACCGGTCGCCTTCGTGGCGCTCGCCGCGCCCCAGGTCGCCCAGCGGCTGGCCGGCACCGCCGCCCCGCCGCCCGTGACGGCGGGGCTGACCGGGGCCGTGATGGTGCTCGTGTCCGATCTGATCGCGCGCAAGGCCCTGCCGGCCACGGAGCTTCCGGTCGGGGTCGTCACCGGGGTGCTCGGCGCTCCCGTACTGCTGTGGCTGCTCGTCCGCGCCAACCGTGTCGGCTCAGGAGGCTGA
- a CDS encoding glycoside hydrolase family 13 protein — MSDNHREWWRSAAIYQIYPRSYADGNGDGIGDIAGIRARLPHLRDLGVDAVWISPWYVSPMADAGYDVADYRDIDPLFGTREEAEALIAEAHELGLRIIVDMVPNHCSDQHPWFRAALLAGLGSPVRELFHFRPGKGENGELPPNDWRSCFGGPAWTRADDGEWYLHMFAPEQPDWNWDRPEVREEFESVLRFWLDRGVDGFRIDVASLLVKQEGLPDKATLPKGAPAPDADRPEVHEIYRSWRRIADSYEGERAFVGELWVPPASLPRYLRADELHTGFNFPFMQAPWDAAALRGVIDETLAQHAPVGAPATWVLGSHDATRVVTRYGRADTSFTERHQPVPVDLDLGTHRARAAALLSFALPGSVYVYQGEELGLWEVEDIPLHLRQDPAVQQSGGTDPGRDGCRVPLPWDGDETPFGFSPESTDTEPWLPQPPAWKDHTVAAETGDPDSMLELYRTALRIRRAEPALGDGPMAWLPAADGVLAFSRGPGFACVVNLSDTAAELPDHTGPLLTSSPLDRGLLPPDTTAWLRTA, encoded by the coding sequence ATGTCCGACAACCACCGCGAGTGGTGGCGCAGCGCCGCCATCTACCAGATCTACCCGCGCAGTTACGCCGACGGGAACGGCGACGGCATCGGTGACATCGCCGGCATCCGCGCCCGCCTGCCGCACCTGCGGGACCTGGGCGTGGACGCCGTGTGGATCTCCCCGTGGTACGTCTCGCCGATGGCCGACGCCGGATACGACGTCGCCGACTACCGGGACATCGACCCGCTCTTCGGCACCCGCGAAGAGGCCGAGGCGCTGATCGCCGAAGCCCATGAGCTGGGGCTGCGGATCATCGTCGACATGGTGCCCAACCACTGCTCCGACCAGCACCCTTGGTTCCGGGCGGCGCTGCTCGCCGGCCTCGGCTCGCCGGTGCGGGAGCTCTTCCACTTCCGCCCCGGCAAGGGCGAGAACGGCGAACTGCCGCCGAACGACTGGCGGTCGTGCTTCGGCGGCCCGGCGTGGACGAGGGCCGACGACGGCGAGTGGTATCTGCACATGTTTGCTCCCGAGCAGCCCGACTGGAACTGGGATCGCCCCGAGGTGCGCGAGGAGTTCGAGTCCGTCCTGCGGTTCTGGCTCGACCGCGGGGTCGACGGCTTCCGCATCGACGTGGCCTCACTGCTGGTCAAGCAGGAAGGGCTGCCCGACAAGGCGACCCTGCCCAAGGGGGCACCGGCGCCGGACGCGGACCGGCCCGAGGTCCACGAGATCTACCGCTCCTGGCGGCGGATCGCCGACTCCTACGAGGGCGAGCGGGCCTTCGTGGGCGAACTGTGGGTCCCGCCCGCGTCCCTGCCCCGCTACCTGCGGGCGGACGAGCTGCACACCGGCTTCAACTTCCCCTTCATGCAGGCCCCGTGGGACGCAGCCGCACTGCGTGGCGTGATCGACGAGACACTCGCCCAGCACGCCCCCGTCGGCGCCCCCGCCACTTGGGTCCTCGGCAGCCACGACGCCACCCGCGTCGTCACCCGCTACGGCCGTGCCGACACCTCGTTCACCGAGCGGCACCAGCCCGTCCCCGTCGACCTCGACCTCGGCACCCACCGCGCCCGCGCCGCGGCTCTGCTCAGCTTCGCCCTGCCGGGCAGCGTCTACGTGTACCAGGGCGAGGAGCTCGGCCTGTGGGAGGTCGAGGACATTCCGCTCCACCTGCGCCAGGACCCCGCCGTGCAGCAGTCCGGCGGGACCGACCCCGGCCGCGACGGCTGCCGCGTACCCCTGCCGTGGGACGGTGACGAGACACCGTTCGGCTTCAGCCCGGAGAGCACCGACACCGAGCCGTGGCTGCCGCAGCCGCCCGCGTGGAAGGACCACACCGTGGCCGCCGAGACCGGCGACCCTGACTCCATGCTGGAGCTCTACCGCACGGCGCTGCGCATCCGCCGCGCCGAACCGGCCCTCGGCGACGGTCCGATGGCCTGGCTCCCCGCCGCCGACGGTGTGCTCGCCTTCTCCCGCGGCCCCGGCTTCGCCTGCGTCGTCAACCTCTCGGACACCGCGGCCGAGCTCCCCGACCACACCGGGCCGCTCCTCACCAGCTCCCCCCTCGACCGCGGCCTCCTGCCACCGGACACGACGGCCTGGCTCCGCACCGCCTGA
- a CDS encoding alkaline phosphatase D family protein has protein sequence MAVHTLSRRQIFGYGTAGAAALMLGTGAWSTDSAFAAPVLTGNPFSLGVASGDPLPDGVVLWTRLAPDPFAEDGKGGMPATPVRVQYEVAEDERFRHVVRRGSVIATPELAHSVHPEIHGLRPDRVYFYRFRAAGHLSPTGRTRTTPAAGSDPRELTFAFASCQAWQDGYYTAYEHMAAEDLDLVVHLGDYLYEYGVKTNKRGVTTDPKFHTETVGLARYRLQYGLYKAEAPLQQAHANFPWIMTFDDHEVENNWADEISENNESPETFMLRRAAGFQALYEHAPLRRTQLPKGPDVQMYRRLSYGRLADFTMLDTRQYRDDQPCGDGASANCAERLDPDRTLLGARQRDWVLKGFSRSPARWQILGNQAPMGQTDQDPGADTLVWLDPWDGYVAERNRLLAEAGTRGVRNLVVVTGDRHQNYAWDLKRDYADPGSPTVGSEFVGTSVTSGGDGADMTPQGEQFLAANPHMRFFNSQRGYVRVRVDRDRWTSDFRVLPYVTRPGAPVSTRASVVVEDGVPGVQV, from the coding sequence ATGGCCGTACACACCCTGTCCCGACGCCAGATATTCGGCTACGGCACCGCCGGTGCCGCGGCCCTGATGCTCGGCACCGGCGCGTGGAGCACCGACTCCGCGTTCGCCGCGCCCGTCCTGACCGGCAACCCCTTCTCGCTCGGCGTGGCCTCCGGCGACCCGCTGCCCGACGGCGTGGTGCTGTGGACGCGCCTGGCCCCCGACCCCTTCGCCGAGGACGGCAAGGGCGGCATGCCCGCCACGCCGGTGCGGGTGCAGTACGAGGTGGCAGAGGACGAGCGGTTCCGCCACGTGGTGCGCCGCGGCAGCGTGATCGCCACGCCCGAACTCGCCCACTCCGTGCACCCGGAGATCCACGGCCTGCGCCCCGACCGGGTCTACTTCTACCGCTTCCGCGCCGCCGGCCACCTCTCCCCCACCGGGCGCACCAGGACGACCCCGGCGGCCGGCTCCGACCCGCGCGAGCTCACCTTCGCCTTCGCCTCCTGCCAGGCCTGGCAGGACGGCTACTACACCGCCTACGAGCACATGGCGGCCGAGGACCTCGACCTGGTGGTGCACCTGGGCGACTACCTCTACGAGTACGGGGTCAAGACCAACAAGCGCGGTGTGACCACGGATCCCAAGTTCCACACCGAGACCGTCGGCCTCGCCCGCTACCGCCTCCAGTACGGGCTGTACAAGGCCGAGGCACCGCTCCAGCAGGCCCACGCCAACTTCCCGTGGATCATGACCTTCGACGACCACGAGGTGGAGAACAACTGGGCCGACGAGATCTCCGAGAACAACGAGAGCCCGGAGACGTTCATGCTGCGCCGGGCCGCCGGCTTCCAGGCCCTGTACGAGCACGCCCCGCTGCGCCGCACCCAGCTGCCCAAGGGCCCCGACGTCCAGATGTACCGCAGGCTGTCCTACGGCCGCCTCGCCGACTTCACGATGCTCGACACCCGCCAGTACCGCGACGACCAGCCCTGCGGCGACGGCGCGTCCGCGAACTGCGCCGAGCGCCTCGACCCCGATCGCACCCTGCTGGGGGCGCGCCAGCGCGACTGGGTGCTCAAGGGCTTCAGCCGCTCCCCCGCCCGCTGGCAGATCCTGGGCAACCAGGCGCCGATGGGCCAGACCGACCAGGACCCGGGCGCGGACACCCTGGTCTGGCTGGACCCCTGGGACGGGTACGTCGCCGAGCGCAACCGCCTCCTCGCCGAGGCCGGCACCCGCGGGGTGCGCAACCTCGTCGTCGTCACGGGCGACCGACACCAGAACTACGCCTGGGACCTGAAGCGGGACTACGCGGACCCCGGATCCCCCACCGTGGGCAGCGAGTTCGTCGGCACGTCCGTCACCAGCGGCGGCGACGGCGCCGACATGACCCCGCAGGGCGAGCAGTTCCTGGCGGCCAACCCGCACATGAGGTTCTTCAACTCCCAGCGCGGCTATGTGCGCGTGCGCGTCGACCGGGACCGCTGGACCAGCGACTTCCGCGTGCTGCCGTACGTCACCCGGCCCGGCGCCCCGGTCAGCACCCGCGCCAGTGTCGTGGTCGAGGACGGCGTGCCGGGCGTGCAGGTCTAA
- a CDS encoding ABC transporter ATP-binding protein — protein sequence MRAEGLCLAYGDRIVVEDLDVVIPSGRITAVVGANACGKSTLLRALARLLAPRSGAVHLDGRSVHTIPTRRLAQRLGILPQSPVAPEGLTVIDLVGRGRSPHQTWWRQWSSADERAVHEALRATAMSDLAHRPVDELSGGQRQRAWIAMAVAQGTPVMLLDEPTTYLDLAHQIDVLDLIADLNRQQGRTVVMVLHDLNQACRYADHLIAMKAGRIAGEGAPAEVVTAAMVEDVFGLRCVVGEDPVSGTPMVVPMGRHHGAPDPSAAVPVAGAGG from the coding sequence CTGCGGGCCGAGGGTCTGTGCCTGGCATACGGCGACCGGATCGTGGTCGAGGATCTCGACGTGGTGATCCCCTCCGGCCGGATCACGGCGGTCGTCGGCGCGAACGCGTGCGGCAAGTCCACGCTGCTGCGCGCCCTCGCCCGGCTGCTGGCCCCCAGGTCCGGTGCCGTGCACCTCGACGGGCGCTCGGTGCACACGATCCCCACCCGCCGGCTCGCGCAGCGCCTCGGGATCCTGCCGCAGTCCCCCGTCGCGCCGGAGGGGCTGACCGTCATCGACCTGGTGGGGCGCGGCCGTTCACCGCACCAGACGTGGTGGCGGCAGTGGTCGTCCGCCGACGAGCGGGCCGTCCACGAGGCGCTGCGGGCCACGGCCATGAGCGACCTCGCGCACCGGCCCGTCGACGAGCTCTCCGGGGGCCAGCGGCAGCGGGCCTGGATCGCCATGGCGGTCGCCCAGGGCACGCCGGTGATGCTGCTGGACGAGCCGACGACCTATCTCGACCTCGCGCACCAGATCGACGTCCTCGACCTGATCGCCGATCTGAACCGGCAGCAGGGCCGGACGGTCGTGATGGTGCTGCACGACCTCAACCAGGCCTGCCGGTACGCCGATCACCTCATCGCCATGAAGGCGGGCCGCATCGCCGGCGAGGGCGCCCCCGCCGAGGTCGTCACCGCCGCGATGGTGGAGGACGTCTTCGGGCTGCGCTGCGTGGTCGGCGAGGACCCGGTCAGCGGGACGCCGATGGTCGTGCCGATGGGCCGTCACCACGGGGCCCCGGACCCGTCAGCCGCCGTGCCCGTCGCGGGCGCCGGCGGCTGA
- a CDS encoding lysine N(6)-hydroxylase/L-ornithine N(5)-oxygenase family protein has product MSLLRGGDDAVTTLQSGPDSIYDVVGIGFGPSNLALAIALHERTARSLGRDEVRAGFLERQPRFGWHRGMLIDDATMQVSFLKDLVTMRDPTSDFSFLCYLRERGRLVDFLNQKTLFPLRIEFHDYFEWAAARVAHLVEYSAEVVSVRPVTEEGEVRWFDVTSRDPAAPERLTVRRTRSICVATGLEPHLPPDAVRSERVLHNSELLPRVGELLRSGTPIRRAVVLGAGQSAAEAVDYLHRSFPDAEVCSVFAKYGYTPADDSPFANRIFDPEAVDLYYGAPREVKQSLFDYHRSTNYSVVDMDLIEALSRTMYQEKVQGRQRLRMMNVSRLREVGTRGDEVRVTVEFLPTGEREELAADLLVYATGYQPQGIGDNLGEVGKLCLRDEEDALRVGRDHRVATSPNVSADIYLQGGTEHTHGLTSTLLSTTAVRAGEISSSLLARRPATT; this is encoded by the coding sequence ATGAGCCTGCTTAGGGGAGGCGATGACGCGGTGACGACACTGCAGAGCGGGCCGGACTCCATCTACGACGTTGTGGGCATCGGCTTCGGCCCATCGAACCTGGCACTGGCGATCGCGCTCCACGAGCGCACCGCGCGGTCGCTCGGCCGGGACGAGGTCCGCGCCGGATTCCTCGAGAGACAACCGCGGTTCGGCTGGCACCGCGGCATGCTCATCGACGACGCCACCATGCAGGTGTCCTTCCTCAAGGACCTGGTGACCATGCGCGACCCGACCAGCGACTTCAGCTTCCTGTGCTACCTGCGTGAGCGCGGACGGCTGGTGGACTTCCTCAACCAGAAGACGCTCTTCCCGCTGCGCATCGAGTTCCACGACTACTTCGAGTGGGCGGCCGCGCGCGTCGCGCACCTCGTCGAGTACTCCGCCGAGGTCGTCTCCGTACGGCCCGTCACCGAGGAGGGCGAGGTCCGCTGGTTCGACGTCACGAGCCGCGACCCCGCCGCCCCGGAGCGGCTGACCGTCCGCCGCACCCGCAGCATCTGCGTGGCCACCGGACTGGAGCCGCACCTGCCGCCCGACGCGGTCCGCTCCGAACGCGTCCTGCACAACAGCGAGTTGCTGCCCCGTGTCGGTGAACTGCTGCGCTCCGGCACACCGATACGCCGCGCCGTCGTGCTCGGTGCGGGCCAGAGCGCCGCGGAGGCGGTCGACTACCTCCACCGCAGCTTCCCCGACGCCGAGGTCTGCTCCGTCTTCGCCAAGTACGGCTACACACCGGCCGACGACAGCCCGTTCGCCAACCGGATCTTCGACCCGGAGGCCGTCGACCTCTACTACGGCGCGCCGCGCGAGGTGAAGCAGTCGCTGTTCGACTACCACCGCTCCACCAACTACTCCGTCGTCGACATGGACCTGATCGAGGCCCTGTCCCGGACGATGTACCAGGAGAAGGTCCAGGGCCGCCAGCGGCTGCGGATGATGAACGTCTCCCGCCTGCGCGAGGTCGGGACGCGCGGGGACGAGGTCAGGGTGACGGTGGAGTTCCTGCCGACCGGTGAACGCGAGGAGCTCGCCGCCGATCTCCTCGTGTACGCGACCGGCTACCAGCCCCAGGGCATCGGCGACAACCTCGGCGAGGTCGGCAAACTCTGCCTCCGCGACGAGGAGGACGCCCTCCGCGTCGGCCGCGACCACCGCGTGGCGACGAGCCCGAACGTCTCCGCGGACATCTACCTCCAGGGCGGCACCGAACACACCCACGGCCTCACGTCGACCCTGCTGTCCACGACCGCGGTGCGGGCCGGCGAGATCAGCTCCTCCCTCCTGGCCCGCCGCCCCGCCACCACGTGA
- a CDS encoding sensor histidine kinase translates to MERVRRFPGGERAADLLLWMLITAPLLLPDDEAAPEQPTGLPLLWVEIAAVPLLGIAVFLARRQPLAAAAVPAVLGLAVTPELFTSQLTLAEVALAYLLGRRLAGRQAALLLFAAVFAAGALLLLVAPGATVQDALTLAANVLMVLVLPWLAGQYMRQRAELVRTGWQLAERLEREQELIGDRVRLRERSRIARDMHDSLGHELSMIALRAAALQVQPGLDVPARKAAGELRQAAAAATEQLRDVIGVLREDSEGAPTRPAGETVASLVERAAASGVPVTLDDRLRPTGGGASQALPPMVDRAIHQVVQEALTNATKHAPGAAVAVTLRREGTEAVVDVVNEAPPAPSRPPDRPRPGPPNGSGGYGLVGLDERVRQAGGTLRAQPVGAGHPRFGELGEGFAVTARLPLTAGSPATPPGGGGAARREYAVARRTARRRLIHTVWLPAAAAAVLLLLVIAYDLYARQSSVLDEKAYERLRVGERQSSVEDRLPPQEVRSARIPAEPPGTDACRYYRTTADGRSPAYRLCFTDGRLSHKSEVDIGE, encoded by the coding sequence ATGGAGCGCGTGAGACGGTTTCCGGGCGGTGAGCGGGCCGCCGATCTGCTGCTGTGGATGCTGATCACGGCTCCGCTGCTCCTCCCCGACGACGAGGCGGCGCCGGAGCAGCCGACCGGTCTGCCGCTGCTGTGGGTGGAGATCGCCGCCGTGCCGCTGCTCGGGATCGCGGTGTTCCTGGCCAGACGGCAGCCGCTTGCCGCGGCCGCGGTGCCGGCGGTGCTCGGCCTGGCGGTCACACCCGAGCTGTTCACCAGTCAGCTCACCCTGGCCGAGGTGGCGCTGGCGTACCTGCTGGGACGGCGGCTGGCAGGGCGGCAGGCGGCGCTGCTGCTGTTCGCCGCGGTGTTCGCCGCCGGCGCCCTGCTGTTGCTGGTGGCCCCGGGCGCGACGGTCCAGGACGCCCTCACGCTGGCCGCCAACGTGCTGATGGTGCTCGTACTGCCCTGGCTGGCCGGTCAGTACATGCGCCAGCGCGCCGAGTTGGTCCGTACCGGCTGGCAGCTCGCCGAGCGGCTGGAGCGGGAGCAGGAGCTGATCGGCGACCGGGTGCGACTGCGCGAGCGCTCGCGGATCGCCCGGGACATGCACGACTCGCTGGGCCACGAGCTGAGCATGATCGCGCTGCGCGCCGCAGCGCTGCAGGTGCAGCCGGGGCTGGACGTACCCGCCCGCAAGGCCGCCGGAGAACTGCGGCAGGCCGCGGCGGCGGCAACGGAGCAGCTGCGCGACGTCATCGGGGTGCTGCGGGAGGACAGCGAGGGCGCTCCCACGCGGCCGGCGGGAGAGACGGTCGCTTCGCTCGTGGAGCGGGCGGCGGCATCGGGGGTGCCGGTGACGCTGGACGACCGGCTGCGGCCGACGGGCGGCGGTGCGTCCCAGGCGCTGCCGCCGATGGTGGACCGGGCGATCCACCAGGTCGTCCAGGAGGCGCTGACCAATGCGACGAAGCACGCCCCGGGCGCGGCAGTTGCGGTGACCCTGCGCCGGGAGGGCACGGAGGCAGTGGTCGACGTGGTCAACGAGGCGCCCCCGGCTCCGTCCCGTCCCCCGGACCGGCCTCGTCCCGGGCCGCCGAACGGCTCGGGCGGCTACGGGCTCGTCGGCCTGGACGAACGGGTCCGGCAGGCCGGCGGCACGCTGCGCGCGCAGCCCGTCGGCGCGGGGCATCCCCGTTTCGGCGAACTCGGCGAGGGCTTCGCCGTCACCGCCAGGCTGCCGCTCACCGCCGGTTCCCCGGCCACCCCGCCGGGTGGCGGCGGTGCCGCGCGCCGGGAGTACGCCGTGGCCCGCCGCACCGCGCGGCGCCGCCTGATCCATACCGTCTGGCTGCCCGCGGCGGCGGCCGCCGTGCTCCTGCTGCTGGTGATCGCCTACGACCTCTACGCCCGCCAGAGCTCCGTGCTGGACGAGAAGGCGTACGAGCGACTGCGCGTCGGCGAGCGGCAGTCGTCGGTGGAGGACCGCCTGCCCCCGCAGGAGGTCCGTTCCGCACGCATCCCCGCCGAGCCGCCCGGTACCGACGCCTGCCGCTACTACCGCACCACCGCGGACGGGCGTTCGCCCGCGTACCGGCTGTGCTTCACCGACGGGCGGCTGTCGCACAAGTCCGAGGTGGACATCGGCGAGTGA
- a CDS encoding ABC transporter ATP-binding protein produces the protein MSEATTRTVRGAVTAAAARAHLLTKVYGQGETQVTALDGVSVEFGRGEYTAIMGPSGSGKSTLMHCMAGLDSLTSGSARIGETELGSLKDKELTRLRRDKIGFVFQAFNLLPTLTAAENITLPMDIAGRRPDPDWLRRVIGTMGLADRLRHRPSRLSGGQQQRVAVARALAAKPEIIFADEPTGNLDSRSGAEVLGFLRDSVRELGQTVVMVTHDPVAAACADRVVFLADGRIVDELTDPTAAHVLDRMRRFDAKGRTA, from the coding sequence ATGAGCGAAGCAACCACCCGGACGGTGCGGGGCGCGGTCACCGCCGCGGCCGCCCGTGCGCACCTACTGACCAAGGTCTACGGCCAGGGCGAGACCCAGGTGACCGCCCTCGACGGGGTGTCCGTCGAGTTCGGCCGCGGCGAGTACACCGCGATCATGGGGCCCTCCGGCTCCGGCAAGTCCACCCTGATGCACTGCATGGCCGGCCTGGACTCCCTCACCTCCGGCTCGGCCCGCATCGGCGAGACCGAGCTCGGATCGCTCAAGGACAAGGAGCTCACCCGGCTGCGCCGGGACAAGATCGGCTTTGTCTTCCAGGCGTTCAACCTGCTGCCGACGCTGACCGCCGCCGAGAACATCACCCTGCCCATGGACATCGCGGGCCGCAGGCCGGACCCGGACTGGCTGCGCAGGGTCATCGGCACCATGGGCCTGGCGGACCGGCTGCGGCACCGGCCGAGCCGGCTCTCCGGCGGCCAGCAGCAGCGCGTGGCCGTCGCCCGGGCGCTCGCCGCCAAGCCGGAGATCATCTTCGCGGACGAGCCCACCGGCAACCTGGACTCCCGCTCCGGCGCCGAAGTGCTGGGCTTCCTGCGCGACTCGGTGCGTGAGCTGGGCCAGACCGTCGTGATGGTCACCCACGACCCGGTGGCGGCGGCCTGTGCCGACCGCGTGGTCTTCCTCGCGGACGGCCGGATCGTGGACGAACTCACCGACCCGACCGCCGCTCACGTGCTCGACCGCATGCGGCGCTTCGACGCGAAGGGGCGGACGGCCTGA